In Zingiber officinale cultivar Zhangliang chromosome 3A, Zo_v1.1, whole genome shotgun sequence, the DNA window TGTCATTGAagcatatcagtcgactgaagtgcacatcagtcgactgatgccgggaaaactataaaagcaatTCTTGGAGCTTGAAGAAAAGCAAAACTACTATGCTAACAAAAGTGCTCGAAAAGTGACTCCTAAGCTACCAGAATTTTAGTCTCCTCCTTCAAAGCTTAGCTCTCATCTTGTAAAAGAAAGAGACAAtcgtgtaaaggtttctccaccttcgctcTTATTTCGAAAAGGAGAAAGTCTTAGTGAATCTTGATCGTGTGGGTGTgtaccttggattagtcacctcaaggaggtggagaccaagtaaatcaaggagCTAGCATTGTTTTCTTAgtatttcattatttctattcTACTCTATTTGCTTCCACTAACAAATTGTAGGTGAAAATCAAAGAAaagttattcccccccccccccccccctctagccaaacGCAAAGGTGCTATCAAAGTTGTGGTGTCCTTATAATTTTGTTTTCGTTTTGTCTATTAAACTTTGCCTCTGGGAAATAAGCTCGTCGTATAGTGATTCGGCTGAGTTAGTAGATGGAGTCTGTTGCATGTTGACTGGAATTATGAGCATGttttgtatataaagacattttccAGGAACAAAACATATCTCAAATTCCTTGCCTGTTTTCCACATTTGTCTAGATAAGTTCTTGTCATTTTATCAATCCTGCCTATAACTCAGCAAGTCCACATCCTAAATCGATATTTGAATAGCTGATTTGTTATGACCTCCTGCAGGCTCCAGGTTTAGATGCATTTTTCGTAGGTTTCGATGATTTCTTATTGCCGCCATGAGTATCTTTTAAGAATGTTCTTGGCTGATTATTTATAAACTTAATGGAAAGGTCAATGAAATTCATTGATTGAATATAAACTATTCTGCGAATTTAAAGCTACATGCATAAGTTTTCCAATGGAAGTTACcaatgttggtgtggttagcactaatgttcgaacttaagttttgatgaaattcgatattcaccccccccccttctatcgaacgcttacgatccaacaaccaagacaactctaagttggttaaattatttgtattgcataagtttgtattgcataagttttatttcttagactaTAAGTTTGTATTACATAAGTTTGTATTGAATAAGTTTTTTCTCTTCCGTTTTGCAGACATTGAGTGTTGTCCTGGAATTCTGGAAATCCTTCTCTCATGTCCAGATATTAGAGTATGCGAAATATTTATTCTCTGGTTACAGTTCATGCAGTACTTACTACaattctctttttttcttatattttatatttttctttgataagttttgtttaatttttctcttgaAGGTACGTAACTtgggcaattcgtgaggcttgagattttttatgcaaggagtgagctttgttaggttctagattgccttgctaatgtgtaaaagtcatatggagaacagtaatggaaaacatgtgatttatggtttgatactactaagtttgatgagtacaactcattttgtatattttagcTGGCATATTTTAgattgaatgtagtaaatatttagttttgtattgatggtttgcttatattaaaaaaagattggttgtttgttattatcatgttacaacatgaacattaaagacaacggttagaaACGTTATAAAAAGTACATAATCACAACgaaatttttttgtgaaaagtgataaaagacaacgattttatccattgtaaaacatattaaaattatataccacaatggtttataactgttgtaaaatttaaaatcacAACGTtttaaattatctaccacaatggTTTATATCTattgtaaaaagagtctaccacaacagtttatatctattgtcgaaattatctaccacatggttttaaagcgttgtcatatcgggtaaaaaaattttgagcatataaacaacaatgaATAAAAAGCGTTGttgaatgtctacaaagacaacggattcaaaattgttgtcgtagggcaatacattttaCAACGCTGCCAGTTACAACGGCTTTTTAACCCTATAACaatggataatatccgttgtcgtttgtaatttttgttataGTGTATAAAATTCACTCCTCTAGGTTTTCCAACCTTACCTAGCATTTTGACACCCTTTGACATGCCAAGTCATTCTTTGTTAAGTATTTAATCCTCcgtgacctacttgaacttcatCTCTTACCAAGTATTCAATCTTCTTTGACCTACCTAAACCCTATCAAGACATCCCTTCAAATGTTTGACATTCATGATCTATAAGGACATTACTTCACATACCCAACATATTCTCTATGACTTTTCAAGACTTCCCTTCACATGTCTGGCATATGGTCCGTCATGATCTATCAGGATTTCGTTCAAATGTTCGACATCCTGTCCTCCTCCAAACTTCCACCTATAATGTTGCTTGAACTTCAATTGCTAGATGTATGTCAGTTGTGACTCATTTAGACTTCTTCCTTGTCAACTCCCTATTGTACTCCCAACTATCAAGTATGAAGGCAATCGTGACCCACTTGATCTTTTCTACTATCAAGTAGGTCAATCAACATTAACCTACTTGATATCTCGCTCATCCATcaaacatattgatcaaatatcaaaatccaaTTTGcatttgatcaaccttgaccaaaattCAATTTCACCAACACACTCATAGCGCGATTGCACTAACACAACCTTATTCCTCCAAGCAACCAAGCTCTTATTCCTCCAAGCATCAAATTCCCCACTCTATTAAGCCAATTTTGATTACATTGTTTTCTAGTTAGGTGAATCAAAGGCTCTTCTTGATGTAGGATCAACATCGGAGTACCCAATCTTCAAtgaatcataacttttgattcaagaCTCAAAATCAAGCTCTGTCAATGCTCACTTGTGCAGAATTCAAAGATCTATAATTACTACCGAGGAACCTATAACGCCAAATTTGGGGCCCAAAAAGCACCGTTTAAACCTTTTTCGGAGCCTCTAgatatattttttactattttttagtaatttttatttttatgatatatAGGATATTTTTGGTTGTCGAGCATTATGGGTTAAGGTTTGACTATGTATGTAAGTGTCATGTTTTGATAATTTCTTTCTGTTATGATTTTTTCTGACAGAATTTCAATTTCTTTACAAGATAAGAATTGAGGTATatatattaggattttttttttgagtCTTCCGATCTAGAATTTATATAACACGTGTTTatctatttgaaaaatcatgctctattatcaacaaaatattttggggggggggggggggggcaaacgACGGATTTctctatttttagtaatttctcTTCTTAACTTCTCCTCAATTCCATCTTCTCAGTAGTCCACAGGATAATCATTATCTTACCCAGCATCACTTCTTAAGTTATATAAGTCACGGAAAGATGGTCAatctgattatttttttttaatatctaaaaAAATTTTGTTAGGCCACGATTTGCACACCAATTTTTCGGATAAATTAAGTGACAAGTTACCAAACACTTAGATATTAGTTATTGCTCTGAGTTTTTGAAGTCATCATTCACCCACTGATAATAAATTTCCAACAAAATTAACTATCCGAAACataatttttctaataaaaaaaGAATTGATAGAATAATAGAAACGAATAGATATAAAATTTGTATAAGATTTACCCATTATCGATTTTCAacaagaaaaagatattttttaaaatattattaattatatacTCCCCAAACATAATACAGTAGAAGAGATATTGACAACAGCACCTTATTGATTGTTTACAAGCAGAAAAAACTGACTTGTGCCAACTAGTAAACACGCATGATTCACAATTACAAGCTTTATCCCTCAACCATCTTGGTAACACCGCCCAATTTCCCACATATTTACCAATAAAATTGTCAAACAAGCAACTATAAACAAAATGTCCCAACTTTAAATCAGATCTGCGGAACAAACAAAAAGAATGTACAAGTAGCTCTGACAATCTGGACAGCTGCAACCACTGTTGTGATTGATCAAGTAGATTAATGGAGTTGTGTAATTCAGACTATCCCGAGCCTTTATGTACAATCAAAATTTTTGTTGCATCTCCTGATAACAAATCATAAAGAACTTGTGTTTAACAAGACATTAAACAATGAGAAATcatgaaaaggaaatttaatacaTACAAATTCTAGGCTTCAAGATTTTAAATTCTACTGACCTTTTGTCTATCATGAACTCCTTTAACAAGTATGATAAGTGAAATCTTAAAGCATTGCCACTGCAAAATTCTGATCAGAGAGCAAGAGTTAGGAGCAAAGAGAACTTGATAAAAAAGATGTTTCACTTTTGAGCTTCTGGAACCAATTCTAATCTGAAAGTATTTCTTCCAACTCTAGGTCCTCTTGCTTGATCATGGCATCATACTCAGATTCAATTTCGATGGGGGAAACTCTACCTAGAGGTGCATTTTCACCATAGTCAAAGTCTATCCAGTCTAAGTCCTCACTGATGCTTCTGTTCACAGTTCCCTTCCCGCTATAGTTCCCAGCCTCAttctgaatatcagaattagAATATGTTATTCTCTTGGATCTTTCACAAATGCATACTGAAGGATACTCATGAAATTCGCCTCTGCCAGGTCTAAGCTCGTCTGGCTCTCCCATGAATCCTTTCTGAAATGTGTGTACTTTTGAAGAGAATGTCTCCCAAGTCAttccggttctgtttagaaagaGGGAATAGAGTTTCTTGGCATTTGGTCTAATGGTCCTCTTGTGACCAAAATATCTCCTGTTGTAAGATGGAcatcgaatgtgattacaaagtAAAGTGTCCTTTCTGATCAAACCATACGACATAGAGAAATTTACCTTCTACCAGCCAATATCCTGGCCATGTTTCCATTGTTGTTGGTCACAAATACATCACTTCCATCACAGACGATAAAATCAAGTGCAGCCATACGTGATGAATATGATGAGAAAGGTGCCAATTCATCCTTGGTTGCCAAAGTTTCCTTTGAATGAAAATTAGGAAAGAGTGCCTTCAGAGGTGCTAATCTCTCTTCTCCTCCATATATCTCTCCAGAAGCCACATAAATATGCACATCTTTGCCAAAACCTAATGCCCTCAGCATAAGACCTATTTCTTCAGGTGTCAGGGGGCATTTACCATGTCGACGCTCCTTTTCTGGATTGCTTGTCTGCATCACATTTAGGGTGGAACAAGCTTGTACATGAGAATGAAGTAGAGGAATAAAAATTCTTGATAGTCACTATGCCAAAAACAATCACCAACATGTAAGGTTTTCCACCGTTTGCGAATTGCTCCTAACTCTGTTCTTTCCTTTTCTCCTCCACCATAATAACAACCAGAGAAAGCTAGCATATCAGTTTCAAACCTGTAGATCATATGCATGAGATGTGTCACATAATGTTTACATTTAATTTTCTGACACACTTAATGAAATGATCATGTCACTAGCTCCAGAGTTCAATAACATCCAAGAACAAAATGGAAGGATTAATGGCAAGGTAATAATCAAAAATCATATCAACAGGTTCAGTTTTACCTTAAGTGAAGGGCAATAAAGTGGTTGCTTTTTGCCTTCATTCTTTGAATCAGTGAATCACCCATCATTTGTATTTGATCTGTGAATTTTAGTCCGTGATAGTTTACTCTGCATCTCAATTTCTGAAGATCAGTCTCCAACTTGTTTGAGAGCCTGTAGTCGAACTTTGTAAGCCTAACAACCTGCATTTCACAAAAAAGAAGTTGGGCCAGAAAATATAGAAAAACCAAGAAATCACCAAGTTAATATTTAGTCCTGCATTTACTTCTGGGTTTATGTTTTTAACATGACAATATATATAtggtggagagagagagagagagtaaagATACGTTGATCACCCCCCCAAGGAAGCTGCCCACATGGCAAGCACCAGTCAACGATGCCACGTGGGAAACTGCCCTTAGGCGCGCACACCCAAAGGTGAGCAGCGTATCAaactatatatacacacacacacactcaaGTACACTTATATGTACGCTTATTTTATTATATAGGTGAATAGAACATTTAACTTCCACAAATTCCATATGGTATTGAGATCCTCTTTCAGAGTTAAGTTTTCTAAAAGAGGCACTCCCCTTTGAGGAGACCACTAGCCTCTCCTCATCGCTTGATTCTCTCTCTCTGACTTTCTTATACTTCTCTTCCACTCCAATCAAAGTTGTGATCACCTGCTCTCCTAGCCATAGCAGCCATGGGTCACATGCATAGTCATTGAAATGGCATCACCTTATCAACAGTACCATTTAAGAGGCTAGCATATCTTTCCTCCATCTGAATAGCATGACCCCTATGTCTAGTGATGCCAAGGCTGTGTGGTCGATGCCACCCTTTTAAAGAAAAAACTCCTACGGAGATCTTGTGGTCAATAATCAAAGTGTCTGTCCTCTCCCCAAATTTGCAATCCCCACTACACATAGCCCAATTTGATCACAACACAAGGGTCATCCTTTGCAAGCCCATGACCAATGTTAGTCCTCCACCACATGGAGAGGCAAGCTAATCCAACATTAGTCTCCAATGTTTTTACAATGTTGCAAACATGCCATTATACAATTATTGCTCCTTGCAGAAGACCAGAGCCAACTACCAATGGAAGAGGGGCTCCAAAATGAAACTATGGTCATTCTCCCTCTACTGCAGTAACCTCCACTAGGTTTCCAAAGCCTTGTGGAGATGACAAGCAATGCAGAACATCTTTTGCCAATCCAAACTTCTGATCCAAAATCACTACATTGAATATTGCACTAagtattttaatttagataattttattttccTAAATGGAATAGATTGTCTAAATTATTATCCTCATGGTTAGCTTCATGTGTAGGACACTTAGTATGGCACAGTCCTTGGCAAATCGGGGGGAATTATGATGATGTGCCTAGGTTCTTGTTTTCCAGAATACTCAAGCCAACTACCCAAGTTTGCACTATTATAGTGAATTAGATAAGGAGGATACTTATAATGCATCGTGATCTCTGCTTGAAGGAGAGATTGTAATGATGCACCTACATCCTTCCTATTGTA includes these proteins:
- the LOC122052356 gene encoding O-fucosyltransferase 6-like isoform X2: MGLQRRRRQERRVVPAVPVQAALSAAVLLLLVVLSFHSFLSSAPLADRTSPDPVPIRHLLPRRKPSSILLKDKMEMLGTDAGDVDVFLIPSGGESPVGNLWGSKLSKDFYGCSHASSGFATAEANTVPNRYLMIATSGGLNQQRTGITDAVVAARILNATLVVPVLDQKSFWKDASDFSNIFNVEWFIASLDKDVKIIKELPEIGGKVTRPQIMRVPRKCNARCYENRVLPVLMKKHVVRLTKFDYRLSNKLETDLQKLRCRVNYHGLKFTDQIQMMGDSLIQRMKAKSNHFIALHLRFETDMLAFSGCYYGGGEKERTELGAIRKRWKTLHTSNPEKERRHGKCPLTPEEIGLMLRALGFGKDVHIYVASGEIYGGEERLAPLKALFPNFHSKETLATKDELAPFSSYSSRMAALDFIVCDGSDVFVTNNNGNMARILAGRRRYFGHKRTIRPNAKKLYSLFLNRTGMTWETFSSKVHTFQKGFMGEPDELRPGRGEFHEYPSVCICERSKRITYSNSDIQNEAGNYSGKGTVNRSISEDLDWIDFDYGENAPLGRVSPIEIESEYDAMIKQEDLELEEILSD
- the LOC122052356 gene encoding O-fucosyltransferase 6-like isoform X3; this translates as MGLQRRRRQERRVVPAVPVQAALSAAVLLLLVVLSFHSFLSSAPLADRTSPDPVPIRHLLPRRKPSSILQLKDKMEMLGTDAGDVDVFLIPSGGESPVGNLWGSKLSKDFYGCSHASSGFATEANTVPNRYLMIATSGGLNQQRTGITDAVVAARILNATLVVPVLDQKSFWKDASDFSNIFNVEWFIASLDKDVKIIKELPEIGGKVTRPQIMRVPRKCNARCYENRVLPVLMKKHVVRLTKFDYRLSNKLETDLQKLRCRVNYHGLKFTDQIQMMGDSLIQRMKAKSNHFIALHLRFETDMLAFSGCYYGGGEKERTELGAIRKRWKTLHTSNPEKERRHGKCPLTPEEIGLMLRALGFGKDVHIYVASGEIYGGEERLAPLKALFPNFHSKETLATKDELAPFSSYSSRMAALDFIVCDGSDVFVTNNNGNMARILAGRRRYFGHKRTIRPNAKKLYSLFLNRTGMTWETFSSKVHTFQKGFMGEPDELRPGRGEFHEYPSVCICERSKRITYSNSDIQNEAGNYSGKGTVNRSISEDLDWIDFDYGENAPLGRVSPIEIESEYDAMIKQEDLELEEILSD
- the LOC122052356 gene encoding O-fucosyltransferase 6-like isoform X1, which codes for MGLQRRRRQERRVVPAVPVQAALSAAVLLLLVVLSFHSFLSSAPLADRTSPDPVPIRHLLPRRKPSSILQLKDKMEMLGTDAGDVDVFLIPSGGESPVGNLWGSKLSKDFYGCSHASSGFATAEANTVPNRYLMIATSGGLNQQRTGITDAVVAARILNATLVVPVLDQKSFWKDASDFSNIFNVEWFIASLDKDVKIIKELPEIGGKVTRPQIMRVPRKCNARCYENRVLPVLMKKHVVRLTKFDYRLSNKLETDLQKLRCRVNYHGLKFTDQIQMMGDSLIQRMKAKSNHFIALHLRFETDMLAFSGCYYGGGEKERTELGAIRKRWKTLHTSNPEKERRHGKCPLTPEEIGLMLRALGFGKDVHIYVASGEIYGGEERLAPLKALFPNFHSKETLATKDELAPFSSYSSRMAALDFIVCDGSDVFVTNNNGNMARILAGRRRYFGHKRTIRPNAKKLYSLFLNRTGMTWETFSSKVHTFQKGFMGEPDELRPGRGEFHEYPSVCICERSKRITYSNSDIQNEAGNYSGKGTVNRSISEDLDWIDFDYGENAPLGRVSPIEIESEYDAMIKQEDLELEEILSD